In Gammaproteobacteria bacterium, the following proteins share a genomic window:
- a CDS encoding VIT domain-containing protein has translation MKNCIVTVLLILTFSITVYAQNQPTERRPPPPITITPTERTEHPVEVSAFHVDSKIFGNLSQTEITISFYNPNNRTLTADFIFPIPENSTMNGYSLDINGVMIDGVAVEKKKARVTFEKIIRQGIDPGLVEKVAGNVFKTRIFPLNSKQSRTIIIKFSTVLAKNNDAYAYQIPLMSGQLVKEFSIKVEAINLDAKPIFTDSQFDKLDFSKWHNAYMAEFKKSQFTIEKPITIKVPDLSGDTVIIGKNTNDEYWFSISQNLHENFFKKLKQDKKKQINKANLIWDASHSRRDANHETELKLLNEFFNQYQDLQVNLYVLRNKVKFVEKFKVSNGNWKDLKAHLKNIEYDGATNFSELNNINQYSDINLLFSDGLHTFAKKEKIKFQQPLFVFSSNLSNNTNFNRQLSEQNGGQSFHLTDQTDFEKTINSFTQARLQILSIEVLKGKIENLADFPKSVNLNNPQPLTGKLLSDEATLLIHYGQSGNIIESTKIVLNRNDVLETDLPEQIWAQQKLQSLQKDAEFNKYNIINLSQKYSLVSDFTSLIVLENLQQYVEHKIEPPKSLREMRQQYFAQITQSKKDKQEKESNKVEQVISMWQERKNWWDKEFPSKPAKRINKPQESFEDESDDRVVMNSAPILDFVANEEETEELGKQIPIGAPMRAPSSEVKSKKKENSANVASIKISEWNPDTPYLKALENTKKSSRENKYYQLKQDYLNSPAFYFDVANFFFKNEQQELGLQVLSNIAELKIQDSRLLRTMAMKLREFNYLDLSIDTYRKVLEDRDEEPQSYRDLALVLAQRADQSDSTKEDLQQAIKLLYKVITESWDRFHGIEVTVLMEINQLIPRLQKHSIDYSFVDERLIQLLDVDMRIVLSWDSDMTDIDLWVIEPSGEKVTYSNTLSSVGGMFHQDFTGGYGPEEYLIKKAPKGEYTIKVHFYGNNSPELTGATTLYVDVITNFARGSQKSQTLSLRLDKADEDYLVGKISFGE, from the coding sequence ATGAAAAACTGTATTGTTACTGTATTATTGATATTAACTTTTTCTATAACTGTATACGCCCAAAACCAGCCTACAGAAAGAAGACCTCCCCCACCAATCACAATCACTCCAACCGAAAGAACCGAGCATCCTGTTGAGGTCTCAGCATTTCATGTTGATAGCAAAATTTTTGGAAATCTTTCGCAAACAGAAATCACAATCAGCTTCTATAATCCGAACAACCGTACTCTTACTGCTGATTTTATTTTTCCCATTCCAGAAAACTCCACGATGAATGGTTACTCACTTGACATTAATGGCGTGATGATTGATGGCGTAGCTGTTGAAAAGAAAAAAGCCCGTGTCACATTTGAAAAAATTATAAGACAGGGGATTGATCCGGGTTTGGTGGAAAAAGTCGCCGGCAATGTATTTAAAACGAGAATATTTCCGCTCAATTCAAAACAATCCAGAACCATTATAATTAAATTCTCCACAGTTCTTGCAAAAAATAATGACGCCTATGCGTATCAAATTCCGTTAATGTCCGGTCAGTTGGTAAAAGAATTTTCAATCAAAGTAGAGGCTATTAATCTGGATGCTAAACCAATTTTCACCGACAGCCAGTTCGATAAACTTGATTTTTCTAAATGGCATAATGCTTATATGGCGGAATTTAAAAAATCTCAATTTACTATTGAAAAACCAATAACAATTAAAGTTCCTGACTTATCAGGAGATACCGTTATCATAGGGAAAAATACCAATGATGAATATTGGTTTTCAATCAGCCAAAATCTGCATGAGAATTTTTTCAAGAAATTAAAACAAGACAAGAAAAAACAAATAAATAAAGCCAACCTCATCTGGGATGCTTCCCACTCCCGCAGAGATGCAAATCATGAGACAGAACTCAAATTATTGAATGAGTTTTTCAATCAATATCAGGATTTGCAAGTCAATTTGTATGTATTGAGAAACAAGGTTAAATTTGTGGAGAAATTCAAGGTTAGCAATGGCAATTGGAAAGATTTGAAAGCTCATTTGAAAAATATCGAATATGACGGAGCAACCAACTTCTCAGAGTTGAATAATATAAATCAATATTCTGATATCAACTTACTTTTTAGTGATGGTTTGCACACTTTTGCCAAAAAGGAAAAAATCAAATTCCAGCAGCCGCTTTTCGTATTTTCCAGCAATCTCAGCAATAATACCAATTTCAACCGGCAACTGTCGGAACAAAATGGCGGACAATCGTTTCACCTAACTGACCAAACTGACTTTGAAAAAACTATCAACTCATTCACTCAAGCCAGATTGCAGATATTATCCATTGAAGTTTTGAAAGGTAAAATAGAAAACTTGGCAGATTTTCCCAAATCAGTCAACCTCAACAATCCACAGCCACTCACTGGAAAACTCTTATCTGATGAAGCGACTCTGCTGATTCATTACGGACAATCAGGCAATATCATTGAATCAACAAAAATTGTTTTGAATCGAAATGATGTCTTGGAAACAGACCTACCGGAACAAATTTGGGCTCAACAGAAATTGCAATCACTACAGAAAGATGCAGAATTTAACAAGTATAATATTATCAACCTCAGTCAGAAATATTCTTTGGTTAGTGACTTTACCTCATTGATTGTACTGGAAAACTTGCAACAATATGTAGAACACAAAATCGAACCTCCAAAATCTCTGCGCGAAATGCGTCAACAATACTTTGCTCAGATCACGCAAAGCAAAAAAGACAAACAGGAAAAAGAATCCAACAAAGTCGAACAAGTCATCAGCATGTGGCAGGAAAGAAAAAACTGGTGGGATAAAGAATTTCCAAGTAAGCCAGCTAAGAGAATAAATAAACCACAAGAGAGTTTTGAAGATGAATCTGATGATAGAGTTGTAATGAATAGTGCACCAATCTTAGATTTTGTAGCTAATGAAGAAGAAACAGAAGAACTTGGCAAGCAGATTCCCATTGGAGCACCGATGCGAGCTCCTTCATCTGAAGTTAAAAGCAAGAAAAAAGAAAATTCTGCAAATGTTGCCTCCATCAAAATCAGCGAATGGAATCCGGATACACCCTATTTAAAAGCACTTGAAAATACAAAAAAATCCAGTCGGGAAAATAAGTATTATCAATTAAAGCAAGATTATCTCAACTCCCCTGCTTTTTATTTTGATGTTGCCAACTTCTTTTTCAAAAATGAACAACAAGAACTGGGATTACAAGTTTTATCCAATATTGCCGAACTAAAGATTCAGGACAGTCGTTTGTTACGCACTATGGCGATGAAACTCAGAGAGTTTAACTATCTGGATTTAAGCATTGATACTTATCGCAAAGTTCTTGAAGACAGAGACGAAGAACCTCAATCCTATCGTGATTTGGCATTGGTTCTGGCACAAAGAGCCGATCAATCCGACTCAACAAAAGAAGATTTGCAACAAGCCATCAAGCTATTATACAAAGTGATTACAGAAAGCTGGGATCGTTTTCATGGAATAGAAGTTACAGTTTTAATGGAAATCAACCAATTGATTCCAAGATTACAAAAACACAGTATTGACTACTCGTTTGTTGATGAACGACTGATCCAGTTGCTGGATGTGGATATGCGTATTGTCCTTAGTTGGGATAGTGATATGACAGATATTGACCTTTGGGTTATTGAACCCAGCGGTGAAAAAGTGACTTACAGCAACACTCTTTCATCTGTTGGTGGTATGTTCCATCAGGACTTCACGGGTGGTTATGGGCCTGAAGAATATCTCATCAAAAAAGCACCTAAAGGCGAATACACTATCAAAGTGCATTTCTACGGCAACAATTCTCCGGAATTGACAGGTGCAACCACACTTTATGTCGATGTTATAACCAACTTCGCTCGTGGCAGTCAAAAGTCACAGACCTTGAGTCTTAGACTGGACAAAGCTGATGAGGACTATTTGGTTGGGAAAATTTCTTTTGGCGAATAA
- the gcvT gene encoding glycine cleavage system aminomethyltransferase GcvT, whose amino-acid sequence MKKTCLHQAHIDYGAKMVDFGGWEMPINYGSQIEEHHAVRNDKGMFDVSHMTVVDLHGDDSEAFLLKLLPNDVRKLNDGNALYSTMLNENGGVIDDLIVYKRGENNYRIVVNAATREKDLAWMEKQVSPFNAQLQEKPELAMIAVQGPNAIEACLKVLPENISQQLSELNKFCAIDAENYFIGRTGYTGEDGVEIMVAEDNARKLWDELASAGVKPCGLGARDTLRLEAGMHLYGQDMDKNISPLECGLTWTIRKTDNDFIGADALQAIKDKGISKKMTGVVLAEKGILRHDQELIDENGPCGIITSGSFSPSAEVAIGMAIVNKDIGKDVKVQIRKKQLAVKLVKLPFVRNGQSNI is encoded by the coding sequence ATGAAAAAAACCTGTTTACATCAGGCTCATATTGATTATGGGGCCAAAATGGTTGATTTTGGCGGTTGGGAAATGCCAATCAATTATGGCTCACAAATCGAAGAACACCATGCGGTTCGCAATGATAAAGGCATGTTCGATGTTTCGCACATGACCGTTGTGGATTTGCATGGCGATGACAGCGAAGCTTTTCTATTGAAGTTACTGCCTAACGATGTCAGAAAATTGAACGATGGCAATGCCCTTTACAGCACCATGTTGAATGAAAATGGCGGTGTGATTGATGATTTAATCGTCTATAAACGCGGCGAAAACAATTATCGAATTGTTGTCAATGCAGCCACTCGCGAGAAAGATTTGGCATGGATGGAAAAGCAAGTAAGTCCATTCAATGCTCAGCTTCAAGAAAAACCGGAACTGGCGATGATTGCGGTTCAAGGACCCAATGCCATTGAAGCCTGTTTGAAAGTTTTACCTGAAAATATTTCTCAGCAATTATCTGAGCTCAATAAATTTTGTGCCATTGATGCGGAAAATTATTTTATTGGCAGAACCGGTTACACCGGAGAAGACGGTGTCGAAATCATGGTCGCCGAAGATAATGCTCGCAAGTTGTGGGATGAGTTGGCAAGTGCAGGAGTTAAGCCTTGCGGATTGGGTGCCAGAGACACGTTAAGACTGGAAGCCGGAATGCATCTGTATGGACAAGACATGGACAAGAATATCAGTCCTTTGGAATGCGGATTAACATGGACTATCAGAAAAACTGACAATGACTTTATCGGGGCAGATGCTCTGCAAGCCATCAAAGACAAAGGCATCAGCAAAAAAATGACCGGCGTCGTGCTTGCAGAAAAAGGCATTCTCCGTCACGATCAAGAATTAATTGATGAAAACGGACCTTGTGGAATTATCACCAGCGGTTCTTTTTCACCCAGCGCTGAGGTTGCCATCGGTATGGCAATCGTTAATAAAGATATCGGCAAAGATGTCAAGGTACAAATTCGCAAAAAACAATTAGCAGTGAAGTTGGTAAAACTACCCTTCGTAAGAAATGGTCAATCAAATATTTAG
- a CDS encoding cob(I)yrinic acid a,c-diamide adenosyltransferase, giving the protein MTKTGDDGTTGLASGERIAKDDSLIEAIGVIDELNSSIGLVRCVCTNSKLQKELKELQNTLFNYGGDLCLEGSLLIKHKDIETLDDSIQSYNQSLLPLKNFVLPAGSELTARLHMSRSICRRAERRVVSASKSHEFNPLLKVYINRLSDWLFVVARVTDETEEELWNV; this is encoded by the coding sequence GTGACAAAAACAGGTGATGACGGAACAACAGGGCTCGCATCAGGAGAAAGGATAGCAAAGGATGATTCATTGATTGAAGCCATAGGTGTAATTGATGAACTGAACAGTTCGATTGGTTTGGTTCGCTGTGTTTGTACAAATTCAAAGTTGCAAAAAGAACTGAAAGAATTACAAAACACACTTTTTAATTATGGTGGTGATTTATGTTTAGAGGGCTCCTTGCTGATTAAACACAAGGATATTGAAACTCTGGATGATTCCATTCAATCATACAATCAATCATTGCTACCTTTAAAAAACTTTGTATTACCTGCCGGAAGCGAACTGACTGCTCGCCTACACATGTCCAGAAGCATTTGTCGCCGAGCGGAGCGAAGAGTTGTAAGTGCTTCAAAATCACATGAATTCAACCCCTTGCTCAAAGTTTATATCAACCGACTATCTGACTGGTTGTTTGTAGTCGCCAGAGTGACCGATGAGACTGAAGAGGAATTGTGGAATGTTTAA
- a CDS encoding MBL fold metallo-hydrolase, with protein sequence MMKVETFFDKDTSTFTYIVIDESTDKCAVIDSVLDYDQYSGRFTTKSADKIIEYIRTNNLTNEWILETHIHADHITAAFYLQKQIGGKTAIGSKITDVLKLWVPLFATEEDTPITGEQFDVLFEDSETFSIGNLDAKVMHTPGHTPACSTYLIGDSVFVGDTLFAPERGTARADFPGGNASDLFESIQKIYRLPDETKIYLCHDYPTVNEEAISQTTVAEQKQLNAMIKTGTKKKDYILMRETRDKTLSVPKLILPSIQTNLRLGNFGKVSKNGNQYIKIPINKIQ encoded by the coding sequence ATGATGAAAGTAGAAACTTTTTTTGATAAAGACACCTCAACATTTACATACATTGTGATTGATGAAAGCACTGATAAATGCGCTGTGATTGATTCCGTACTCGATTATGATCAGTATTCTGGTCGTTTTACTACAAAAAGCGCCGATAAGATTATCGAATATATTCGTACCAACAACCTAACCAACGAGTGGATACTTGAAACTCATATCCATGCAGACCATATTACTGCTGCTTTCTACTTACAAAAACAGATAGGTGGAAAAACCGCAATTGGTTCAAAAATAACTGACGTCTTAAAACTCTGGGTTCCCTTATTCGCAACTGAAGAAGACACTCCAATCACCGGAGAACAATTTGATGTTTTATTTGAAGATAGCGAGACTTTCAGTATTGGAAATCTGGATGCAAAAGTAATGCACACTCCAGGTCACACTCCGGCCTGCTCAACCTATCTCATTGGAGATTCAGTGTTTGTCGGAGACACTTTATTCGCTCCCGAAAGGGGAACCGCCAGAGCTGATTTTCCCGGTGGAAATGCTTCGGATTTATTCGAATCGATTCAAAAAATTTATCGACTCCCTGATGAAACAAAAATCTATCTCTGTCATGATTATCCCACTGTTAATGAAGAAGCAATCAGTCAAACTACAGTTGCTGAGCAAAAGCAACTCAATGCGATGATAAAGACAGGTACGAAAAAAAAGGATTACATTTTGATGAGGGAGACAAGAGATAAAACACTGAGTGTTCCTAAACTCATACTTCCATCAATTCAAACCAACCTCAGACTAGGAAACTTTGGAAAAGTATCAAAAAATGGCAATCAGTATATAAAAATTCCCATTAATAAAATTCAATGA
- a CDS encoding peroxiredoxin, with protein MQEQTNEIVQFPQLNKPAPNFKARTTHGTVELSDYKGKWLVLFSHPADFTPVCTTEFMAFAKHYDEFQAEGADLLGLSIDSYYSHVAWVRNIKEKFGVDIQFPIIEDLSMNVAKAYGMIHPGAADTSAVRATFIIDPEGVLRAMVYYPMTNGRSIPEFLRVLRALKASDANKIATPEGWQPGDKVIVPPPQDMDAVDQRLNSDAECVDWYFCKKSL; from the coding sequence ATGCAAGAACAAACAAATGAAATCGTACAATTTCCACAATTGAACAAACCGGCTCCCAACTTTAAAGCAAGAACAACTCATGGTACTGTTGAGTTATCAGACTACAAAGGCAAATGGTTGGTTCTTTTTTCACATCCGGCAGACTTTACTCCGGTGTGTACAACTGAATTTATGGCATTCGCCAAACATTATGATGAATTTCAGGCGGAAGGAGCTGATCTTTTGGGTTTATCAATTGACAGCTACTACAGTCACGTTGCATGGGTTCGCAACATCAAGGAGAAATTCGGAGTGGATATCCAATTCCCTATCATCGAAGACTTGTCCATGAATGTCGCAAAGGCTTATGGAATGATTCATCCCGGAGCTGCTGATACTTCAGCCGTCAGAGCCACTTTTATTATTGACCCGGAAGGTGTATTGAGAGCAATGGTGTATTATCCAATGACAAATGGTCGTTCCATTCCCGAGTTTTTAAGAGTTCTAAGAGCGCTGAAAGCCTCAGATGCGAACAAAATAGCGACTCCTGAAGGATGGCAGCCCGGTGATAAAGTCATTGTTCCACCACCACAAGATATGGATGCAGTTGATCAGAGACTTAATTCTGATGCCGAATGTGTTGACTGGTACTTCTGTAAGAAAAGCCTGTAA